The genomic window GATGACTTCATCCGGGAGATCGGCGCCAGTTCCGGGGACCAGGCGAGAAGCAGTCTCGCGCTGGCCGTCATTGGCGAAGCTGGACTTCGGCTGGGCGACAAATTCCCCATTGCGCCGACGCTGTTCTTGGAGCAGTTCACCAACGAATACGACAAGGTGTCGctctcggcggccgtggctctcggccgggccggggcgggcaATGTTTCGGTTTATTTGCCTGTCATCCTCCAGTCGATGACCCAGAAAGGCGGCATCCAGTACCTGCTTCTGCAATCCGTCAAGGAGATTCTTCAGCAAGCTGCGCTCTCCTCTGCCGACATCAGCCAGTTCTCTACGCGTCTTTGGGAGCAGATTCTTGCtgccagcagcgccgaggaTAACAAGGCTGTGTGCGCCGAATGCATTGGGCGCATGGTCATCATTGATCCGACCACATACATGCCCAAGCTCGAGGTGCGCCTTATATTTCGCCCCCGCGCTTGTTTTGGCCCACGATGCTAACTGATCTCCAGTCTCTGTTCCGAAACCAGTCGCCAGGGCTGAGGGCCATCGCCGTTCAGGCCCTCCGGTACACGCTCCCAGATGACAACGAGGCATTCGATGCATTGCTTAGGAATTCCCTCGTCGATATGTTGAAGACTGCGTTGAGCGATCCCGAGCTCGAGATCCGCCGCCACTCTATGTCCACTTTGACCTCGGCGGCCCACAACAAGCCTGAGCTGATCCTGGCCCAACTCAACCAGCTCATGCCGTTTGTTATGGACGAGACCGTCGTCAAGCCGGAGCTCATCCGCGAGGTCCAGATGGGTCCGTTCAAGCACATCATCGACGACGGCTTGGAAGTGCGAAAGGTAGGCTCGGCGGCGTTCCTGGCTGTTGTTTACGCTGCTTCTGACGAGCTATGATTAGGCGGCCTACGAGACTCTGTATGCTCTCATTGAGTCAGCCTTCTCCCGTATGAGCATCATCGACCTGTACGATCGCATCGTCGCCGGTCTCTCAGACGATAACGACATCCGATCGCTTTGCAACCTCATGGTCTCGAAGCTGGTCCTCCTCGCTCCCGACGAGACGATCCGCCGGCTCGACTCGATCGCCGAGGGCTTTAGAAAGACACTGTCTCACAAACTTAAGGACAATGCAGTGAAGCAGGAAATCGAGAAGCAGGAAGAGGCCAACAAGGCGGTCCTGCGCCTCACGCTGCTCTTGGGAGATAAGCTCAACAAATCGGCGCTGAACActggtggtggcgccggcgctggatCGAGCCCGGCCTGGACGAGCTACTGGGAGTGGGTCAACCGGGACTTTGCCGAGCAACTCAGGAGTCTCAGCGAGGAGAATAAGGAAGCCAGCGCTGCTGTCTCCGTCTAAACAACATAGGAGGAGTGGTTCCCTCATTTTCCGGCGTAATTGACTCATTCGTCAGAGTTGACGGACTCCAACACCTTGGCGGTGTAACCGACTTTCATGTGATATCGATGTCCTTAGATTAGGAGGGACAGTTGCCGCCATTACCATGGCAGTCGCGTTCCGTTGTTGTGTGGTTTGCTTCcaccccccttttttttacTATCAACAGCGGGGAACAATGGATGCGGGGGACGAATCGAAACGATATCTTTCATCGTATCCTTTCCCCTTGCTTCATCTCGTGAGCCGTGACATCTCTGTCTTGTTATTACACATTACCCAGTGCTTTTCCCCCTTAAAGAATTTACCGCGTTACAAAGAAAccgcctttttttttttttttttttttttttttccctccgCACGCACAGAACTGAATCGCTTTCCGTCCTTGAGAGAAGGAAAGGATAAAAAAAGCACTAATCACAAGCTCAGAGGACCGTGTCGTCGGGGTACTTGCGCGCGAACATGCCGAGCGCCTTCATCGTGAAGGTGAACTTGTAGTTGGGGTACGAGATCATGCAGCTCTTGTTGAAGACGCCCTCGATCGCCTCCTGCAGCCACTCGCCGttgggctgctgccgctccaTCAGCAGCTTGATGCCCTTCCGCAGCCGCGCCCGGTCCGGGTAGTTGGCCTTCATCAGGCCGATCAGCGCCCACGAGGTCATGACCACCTGCGACCCGGTCGGGTGCTCGACGTATTCGCCTGTCTCGCAGGCCTGGGTTgcggagggaggggagggttAGTGAAGGTATTATGATATCGGTGGTGATGGTTAGGCGCTAGTGTTGGTTGGGAAGGAAAGGCGGGAGGGGTTGGGCGGAAGGAAGGGAAGGGAGCTTACCTTGTAATGCTCCGACCATCCGCCGTCTTCCCGCTGCTTGGAGATGAGGAAGTCGCACCCCCGCCGGGCGTGCGTGCTGTTCTCGTACGTCTCTCCAATGCTGGCCAGGCTCTCGAGCGCGAACATGGTCGCGTAGGTGAAGCAGATGCCCCAGCTGCCGTACCACCCGCCGTGCGGCAGCTGGTTGGTCTTGATCCAGGCTACGGCTCGGTTGATGAAGCGCTCGATCTCCTTGGGCCGGTAATCCGGCCAGTGCTTGTGGAAGAGCGAGAGGGCGGTGACCACGGCGGTCGTGCACTCCGGGTACTCGTACTCCACCATGATTCTACCGAATACCTCGGCCGCGTTGAGCATCTCCATCCAtgggccggcccggggtGGCTCGTAGGACGAGCAGCTGCCGTTGGGGTTTTGATAGGTCAGGAGGGTGTCGATGGCGTCGAAGATGCGCTGGTCGTCAATGAGGGTGGGGAAGCCGGGCGTTTTCTGCAGGATGATGACGGATTTCAAGGCTTCGGATATGCAGTCGCTCACGGCATAACCCTGGTCTTTGTTGCTGAAGGCCCAAGCTCCCTTGCGTTGTTGTCGGTAGCACTTGTCCTGGTCCTTGACATTCTCACGGATCTGCTGGTCGTCGAGGAACTCGAGCGCTTTGAGCAGCATGGGTCGCCAGCGCGGATCCTCGGTGAGCCCTGCGTCCATGACTGTCTGGATCGCAAATGCCGTGTCCCAGCACTGCACTCCGTTGGTGCCGTTGGCGAGGAGGCCTTCCTTATTTACCCAGAGGAATTCGTTCGCCCTCTCCTTGTGCCTGCGCACGGCATAGGTGTCCGGGCCACCATGAGCGTACAGACAGACGAGGTTCATGGGCCCGGATACGGTGGCTAGGTCCAAGCAGTCCGTGTTCTCGTTCTCCATCTCAATCAGCTTCATAGCCCAGGCTTCCGCCTTGTCGGAGAGGGGCTTCACTCTGAAATACGGCTTCCAGATATTGGCAAGAAACCAATTGATCAAATTGAGGAGCCAGGACTTGGGGTGGTAGTTGTCCCTAGGGTTGATGGTGTTGCGGTTCCCGGCCCAGTCAATCTTGTCCCAATCCTCGACGAACAGCTCCTTGCGGAGGGAGCGGATGGTTTCGGTCTCTTCGGCCCGCCATCGCCTGGACCACAAATAGCTCATGGGCAAGAAGACCTGCCGAATGTGGATCCACCACCTCCAGGGCGCAAAAGGAACGACGTCTGGCAGAAGCCACAGCTCAGGCGGCACAGGATTGACGATATCCCAGTCGGCCACGCCCAAGACGGCGAGCCACCACTTTGCCCAGTGGGGGGAATGGGTCGCGCCGCCCATCTTGTGCAGGGTAGCGCGGGCTTTGACCATCTTGGGgtggtcggcgtcgacccCAACCAGCCGCAACACGGTGTAGTTGAGCGTTGTGCCAAACACGGAGGTCTCTCCCTCGATGTGCAGGCCCCAGCCGCCATCTTCGGGATGCGCGCGGGCGAACAGGTAGTTCTTTATTTCGGTGGCGTAGTACCAGGGGATCGGGGTCTTGGTCGCATACCACGCGAGGACGACGCAAGGGAGCAGGAACATGGGGCCGCCGTATTCACAACCCCAGTGGCCGCTGGGCAGTTGGAGCTTTTCGAAGAACTCGAGACCGTTGCGCACCGCGTCGAGAGGGCTCTTGGCCTTCGGGAGTTCAGGGAGATCCTGTGGCCAACGGAGTCAGCGACGACCGCGGCAGGATACAATTGTGCATTCGCACGGAGCGGCAGACACGCACCAGCGGCAGACCCAGATAGTACTTGTCCGCGTAGGTTTGGGGCCATTGCTTGAGCGCATCGTCATCTTCGAGGTAGCACCACGTGTGCCGGCCGTGGTCATCTCGCATGCGCCACCGGGCGTAGTCAGTCCTCTCCTCGATCCCGCCCCTCACGCGCTTGGTGGCGTGGTCCTCATCGTCGGCATTGCTGAGCCGCTTCCTGGTCGAGCCCTTTTCCAGGAGCGGTTTGGTGTCTTCTTGTGCCACAGCGCTGGCTTTTCTCCGGGCCATCTTGGACCCTCTCCGCTGCTTCGCTGCGTTGGTCGGATTTCAAGATGCGTGTCGCTGCAACTTTCGCGCCCTTTCTCTCCTCGGTGCTGTGCTGGGTCCCCAGCTTTATTGTACAGTGGGAATTGCGGAACCAAGCGATTGGATCACCGATTGATCGGAAGGACCCGTGTTCCCCTGTCTCATGCAGCCAATCCAGAGGCTCCACCTGCAGCTCCCCTGCTGGTCTAACTCGGAAACCAGCCGATGGGGCCCATCCAAGACGGAGCTCGCCCGTTGGGCCGTTGCACTGCCCACATATGGCATCCCAAGAGGGAAGGAACGAGCGCGTCTTCATGAAGCCATGCAAGTTGCTGCCTTGCTTCCGCCCTGGCATGACCTCGACCTGGCGCAGCACCAGTTTTCTCTTGTTTGCCTAGGTGTCCTCTTTAATCTAGGTTACAGCACTCCTTCTCCCTTTGGCGCCCTGGTACCGGGTATATCTTTTGAGCAAACTCAGTTTAAGAGTTTCCGCATATAGAAGTATGTTTTCCCCTCCCGGGAGGTCGAGCGTTTCTCCTCGGCAGGATTCGAGACAGCCGCACGAAACCGCCTTCAACTCCGGTGATGTAGTACAATTTCCCGCAGCGTCTCATcgaggcgcgggcgcgctgtCTCAGATTGAAGCTTTGCTTGAGGCGATCGTGGATGCAGTTCACAGTGGCGACGAACTCGTTATCCCCTACCGAAGCGTTCGGTCTCCTCAAAACACAAGTGACGCAGGCCTAGTGTCCGCTGACAGAGATGGCCGCTCGACTGATGGTGTGAGGTTCCCTGGTCGTACAATCCAGGAAACCTGGAAGTTCGGTACGGTCACCAGCAAGGGATGCGTAGCAATTATGCTCATCTGGCTGATCCAATCCAGAAGCTCTATTTCGCATCATTGAACTCTCCCATGCAGCGCTGCTCTCTGGACACGTCATAACGAAAAGGTAAGACCAGAGACCATGGTCGTCCCCAATTGCGATTCGAATTGCCCCGCAATCTGTCTGACTTGTTCAGAAACATCTATTACCAGAACCCTGAGTTGTTCAGGTCACAGAGCGCCGTTGACAACATGGTGGACAACCTCGCCTTCACACTTGGAGTCGGCCGCGAGGATCTGAACATTGTGAGTTTCTCGTGAAACCAGCCCTTCCATGCCTTGGCTGATTGTCGCAGGTCGCTGCTGCCAAAGGTCTCGTTTCGGGTCCGATTGATTTGATTCTCTGTGACGGCTCAATTCACAGCTGCGATACTTCCACTGACACAGTATGGAACCGGCCTGCTCACAGACGTGTGTCCCGGTAACTGATTGTCTCAGGGGGTGCTGTTGCCATCCGTCGCTTCGATCCGTCAGATCAACTTCCGCGCCGCGCGGTGGCTGCTGGTAATTGAGAAAGAGGTATGACGCTGCTCAAATGCAACCAAAcagcttctcggccggcgactCACCCTGATACAGGCCACATTTCGGACATTGGCCGCTTCCCAATACTACAAGACCTCGAAAGCAGGACACGGGATTCTCTTGACCGTAAGCAGCCATGATCGATTCTGGCTGGTGATTGCTGACTGATTCATGTGAGCCATAGGCCAAGGGGTTTCCAGATCTAACCACCCGGCGTTTTCTGTGCGCTCTCCATTCCATTCGGCCTGATCTGGGCATATCTGTTCTGGTTGACTTCGACCCAGACGGGGTGGCAATTATGCGGACCTACAGGTATGgcagcaaacgccttggGCATGAAGAGAATGTCGCAACACCACAGCTCCGATGGCTCGGTATCCTCAGCGACGACATCCTGTTGGACGTAACTTCGGGCGACAACGAGAGCCAGGAAGGCAGCCAGAGTCTGCCCGGCCAAGAAACTTCCATCCAGGGTTCACAAAATGAGAGACCTACGAAGAGGGCGAGGGTCACCAAGGCAAACACACCGGCTGAATCTATTTCCCCGCTTAGCCAGCGTGACAGGAAGAAGGCGGTTGAAGTGATGAGAGAGATTTCGGCCGCAGGAAGCATGAATGGTGATGAAGCAAATCAGATGCGGGAACTGCAGCGCATGTTGATGCTCAACATCAAAGCCGAGATGCAGATGGTGGACAATTACGGGGATATTACTGGCTGGCTGGACATAAAACTGACAGTACAGATCTAGTTGTCCCCATGTTTGCTGGCGCCTAGTTGCTCTTGCTATAGTTCACCTAGTTTGCTTGCAATTCTAATTCAACATAATTTCCCAAGGGAGACAAAGGATCATTGACCAGTTGGATGGATCTCAAGTCACGAACAAAGAAACCAAGTACATAAACAAGTGCTTTGTCTTTTGCTTGGGACACGGATCTAATGTTCTGCCGACGAGATGAGATTCTGCCCCAGGTGTAGTGCGCATTCGGCCTTTTGCCACCTAGAAAGACAGGATGCGATCTCCCggatatctaggtaagaagTTCTAATCCTAATGACTCAGGCCACAGTCCCTCCAGACACACTCTGTGTCGCATTCAGGGGATTACAGTGCGGGCGATTCTATATATGCGTATCCCGCACTGTTTGGGCCACTATCAACACTCCAAAAATTTTGGCGGGCCGTGATGTCAAACTCAATCAGGCCCAGGCATGCTCTCAGTCGATTAGCGGGTCGGTCCGTTTCACTGATACCCAAAGCTCATTTCACTTTTTGACATCGAAAAAGTAACATTGCTTCCAGAGTGATAAAATGGCACCGCAACTAAGCGAAGACGAGATCGACGACCTCCTGTATGCGGCCCGCACAGGTGACACGGATGAGCTCACAGGCCTGCTCTCGTCACTAGCTGAGCGGGAA from Thermothielavioides terrestris NRRL 8126 chromosome 1, complete sequence includes these protein-coding regions:
- a CDS encoding lanosterol synthase (orthologue of oxidosqualene:lanosterol cyclase from Cephalosporium caerulens); protein product: MARRKASAVAQEDTKPLLEKGSTRKRLSNADDEDHATKRVRGGIEERTDYARWRMRDDHGRHTWCYLEDDDALKQWPQTYADKYYLGLPLDLPELPKAKSPLDAVRNGLEFFEKLQLPSGHWGCEYGGPMFLLPCVVLAWYATKTPIPWYYATEIKNYLFARAHPEDGGWGLHIEGETSVFGTTLNYTVLRLVGVDADHPKMVKARATLHKMGGATHSPHWAKWWLAVLGVADWDIVNPVPPELWLLPDVVPFAPWRWWIHIRQVFLPMSYLWSRRWRAEETETIRSLRKELFVEDWDKIDWAGNRNTINPRDNYHPKSWLLNLINWFLANIWKPYFRVKPLSDKAEAWAMKLIEMENENTDCLDLATVSGPMNLVCLYAHGGPDTYAVRRHKERANEFLWVNKEGLLANGTNGVQCWDTAFAIQTVMDAGLTEDPRWRPMLLKALEFLDDQQIRENVKDQDKCYRQQRKGAWAFSNKDQGYAVSDCISEALKSVIILQKTPGFPTLIDDQRIFDAIDTLLTYQNPNGSCSSYEPPRAGPWMEMLNAAEVFGRIMVEYEYPECTTAVVTALSLFHKHWPDYRPKEIERFINRAVAWIKTNQLPHGGWYGSWGICFTYATMFALESLASIGETYENSTHARRGCDFLISKQREDGGWSEHYKACETGEYVEHPTGSQVVMTSWALIGLMKANYPDRARLRKGIKLLMERQQPNGEWLQEAIEGVFNKSCMISYPNYKFTFTMKALGMFARKYPDDTVL